A segment of the Vicinamibacteria bacterium genome:
ACCCTGCAAGCCGCGTCCAACCCCGAGTCGCAGATCCGCATCGTCGTTTCGGCGGGTGTGGGCCGCATCGACTACGGCGCCGGATCGACCTCGAAACCGACCGTGGTCATCGTCGTCCGGCCGCTTCCCGATTTTCCCGATACGCTCTACCGGGACGGAGCCGATGCCGTCTTCGTGACGATCATGCGGGCCGCTCCCGGCAATCTGAGCCCTCGAATCAAATCGTCGAATCTCCTGAACAACGTGATGGCGCTCCGCCAGGCACACGCCCGCGGAGCCTACGAGGCGCTCATGTTGAACAGCGCCGGCGAGGTGGCGGAGGGCTCGATGTCGAACGTCTTCATCGCAAAAGGGGGCGCGATCCGGACGCCGCCGCTCGACGCCGGTATCCTCGAGGGGATCACGCGAGAGCTGGTGTTCGAGATCGCGAATGAGAGCCGTCTCGAGCTCGAGGAGGCGACGTTCCTACCCGATGAGC
Coding sequences within it:
- a CDS encoding aminotransferase class IV, translated to MSIRVNVDGMPGDEAARLISPLDQGFLFGASVYEAVRTYDGRPFLLERHLKRLRESAAALDIVFDTDDGELAKRIDDTLQAASNPESQIRIVVSAGVGRIDYGAGSTSKPTVVIVVRPLPDFPDTLYRDGADAVFVTIMRAAPGNLSPRIKSSNLLNNVMALRQAHARGAYEALMLNSAGEVAEGSMSNVFIAKGGAIRTPPLDAGILEGITRELVFEIANESRLELEEATFLPDELLAADEVFITASARQIVPIVRVDGVTIGGGRPGPLTRRLILLYRDKVRALMRPSSNPQGGS